From Gimesia panareensis, the proteins below share one genomic window:
- the asnB gene encoding asparagine synthase (glutamine-hydrolyzing) has product MCGIAGFIRTDRRPVEQSDLNNMIQTLNHRGPDASGTQISGPVGLAHSRLSIVDLAGGLQPMQTADGMLSVTFNGEIFNHIELRAQLQQKGYQFQTHSDTEVILLMYAEYGPECVQHFNGQWAFAIHDRRKQEVFLSRDRMGIRPLVYTQTAGRFCFASEVKALFALPDVERKVDHTALNQLFTFWSPLPPRTFFAGISELPPGHSMIVKEGNIRIWQYWSLDYSPNEENRSLDDWADELRSLLINATQLRLRADVSVGAYLSGGLDSSITAAIIRNYTNAPLNTFSVNFNDKDFDESRFQQEMITELGTDHQTVCCSYDDIGRIFPTVIQHTEKPVLRTAPAPMFLLSKLVRESQFKVVMTGEGADEVFGGYDLFKETKIRRFWSRQPESSIRPLLLKRLYPYMKNLQAQSPAYLKAFFNIREEELQSPFFSHLPRWDLTSKLKAFFSDDLKQQLKAQDPQAEFKQQLPPEFSDWPSFCQAQYLEAVNLMPGYILSSQGDRMAMGNSVEGRFPFLDYRVVEFASRVPVRFKMNGLNEKFLLKYALRDLIPDSIRRRPKQPYRAPDAHSFIDTASQQARFEYVNELLSPDRLQANGLFQPAAVQRLVRKMEQGRAIGTRDNMALVGILSTQLLVEQMIHGQTVTPEKQTTAPARILS; this is encoded by the coding sequence ATGTGTGGAATCGCGGGCTTTATCCGCACTGATCGACGCCCCGTCGAACAGTCAGATTTGAACAACATGATCCAGACCCTGAACCACCGGGGACCTGACGCTTCAGGTACACAAATCTCGGGGCCCGTCGGGCTGGCACACAGTCGACTCAGTATTGTCGACCTGGCCGGCGGCCTGCAGCCGATGCAGACTGCAGATGGCATGTTGAGCGTCACTTTCAACGGAGAAATTTTTAATCACATTGAACTGCGTGCACAACTGCAGCAGAAAGGCTATCAGTTTCAGACTCACTCCGACACGGAAGTGATTCTGCTGATGTACGCCGAATACGGGCCGGAATGCGTCCAGCACTTTAACGGCCAATGGGCCTTCGCCATTCACGATCGCCGCAAGCAGGAAGTCTTCCTGTCACGCGACCGCATGGGCATCCGCCCCCTGGTCTATACGCAGACAGCAGGTCGTTTCTGCTTCGCATCTGAAGTCAAAGCCCTGTTCGCTCTGCCGGACGTCGAACGTAAAGTCGATCATACCGCCTTAAACCAGCTGTTTACCTTCTGGTCACCCTTACCTCCCCGTACATTTTTCGCAGGCATCTCGGAACTGCCCCCCGGTCATTCCATGATCGTGAAAGAAGGCAATATCCGCATCTGGCAATACTGGAGCCTCGACTATTCACCCAACGAGGAAAACCGTTCGCTGGACGACTGGGCAGACGAACTCCGTTCGCTGCTGATCAACGCCACCCAGCTCCGTTTGCGGGCCGATGTTTCAGTCGGCGCTTACCTGAGTGGCGGGCTCGACTCTTCCATTACCGCGGCCATTATCCGCAACTACACGAATGCTCCGCTGAATACCTTTTCGGTCAATTTCAACGACAAAGATTTTGACGAAAGCCGTTTCCAGCAGGAAATGATCACCGAACTGGGAACCGATCACCAGACAGTCTGCTGTTCTTACGACGATATCGGCCGGATCTTCCCGACCGTGATTCAACACACCGAAAAACCGGTTCTGCGAACCGCCCCTGCTCCCATGTTTCTCCTGTCGAAACTGGTTCGGGAAAGTCAGTTCAAAGTCGTCATGACCGGCGAAGGAGCAGACGAAGTCTTCGGCGGTTACGATCTGTTCAAAGAAACGAAAATCCGTCGTTTCTGGAGTCGCCAGCCCGAGTCCAGCATCAGGCCGCTGCTCCTGAAGCGTCTCTATCCTTACATGAAAAATCTGCAGGCCCAGTCCCCTGCCTACCTGAAAGCCTTCTTCAACATCCGTGAAGAGGAACTGCAGAGCCCGTTCTTTTCTCATCTGCCCCGCTGGGACCTGACCTCCAAACTGAAAGCATTCTTCAGCGACGACCTCAAACAGCAGCTGAAAGCGCAGGATCCACAGGCTGAATTCAAGCAGCAGCTGCCTCCCGAGTTTTCCGACTGGCCCTCGTTCTGCCAGGCCCAGTACCTGGAAGCCGTCAATCTGATGCCCGGCTATATTCTCTCTTCGCAGGGAGACCGGATGGCGATGGGCAATTCCGTGGAAGGCCGCTTCCCGTTCCTGGATTACCGGGTCGTCGAATTCGCATCGCGAGTCCCGGTCCGCTTCAAAATGAACGGCCTCAACGAAAAATTCCTGCTGAAATACGCCCTGCGGGATCTGATTCCCGACAGTATTCGCCGACGCCCCAAACAACCTTACCGTGCTCCGGATGCACACAGTTTCATTGACACTGCCAGCCAGCAGGCCCGGTTTGAATATGTCAATGAGCTGCTCTCCCCGGATCGCCTGCAGGCCAATGGCCTGTTTCAGCCCGCGGCAGTGCAGCGGCTGGTCAGGAAAATGGAACAGGGACGGGCGATCGGCACGCGTGACAACATGGCCCTGGTCGGGATCCTGTCGACCCAGTTACTGGTCGAACAGATGATTCACGGACAGACCGTCACTCCTGAAAAACAGACAACAGCTCCCGCCAGAATTTTGAGTTAG
- a CDS encoding acyl carrier protein, translating to MKSIQSEIRNFVADNFLFGEDPESLQNDDSFLETGIIDSTGVLELVAFIEDQYDVQVDDDELVPENLDSINCLIDFIESKLKELA from the coding sequence ATGAAGTCCATTCAATCAGAGATTCGCAACTTTGTCGCCGACAACTTCCTGTTTGGGGAAGATCCGGAATCATTGCAGAACGATGACTCATTCCTGGAAACCGGCATTATTGATTCCACGGGCGTACTCGAACTGGTTGCCTTTATCGAAGATCAGTACGACGTTCAGGTCGATGACGACGAACTGGTACCGGAAAACCTGGACTCGATCAATTGTCTGATCGACTTCATCGAATCAAAACTGAAAGAACTGGCCTAA
- a CDS encoding class I adenylate-forming enzyme family protein, producing MLLQSFLEQSTHHHPDKIALIVNQSRYTYQELETQSNRLAHALLERGLQRGDRVAIHLDNSLEAVVAVFATLKAGGVFVMVNPTTKIDKLTYVLNNCRASTLIIPGKKRNTILEHSDLLPHLKTVVTVGPAPKLPEQTDLQMHRISDWEQLQSDYAEQITPPSIETISIDLAALVYTSGSTGNPKGVMLTHLNMTSAARSITTYLMNVPEDIILNVLPLSFDYGLYQLLMAFRVGATLVLEKSFTYPHAVLQKIIDENVTGFPLVPTMSAILLKMDLSKYDFSQLRYITNTGAALPTEHILTFRKRLPHLQIFSMYGLTECKRVSYLPLDQVDTRTGSVGIAMPDTEVFIVDDEGHRLPPEHVGELVVRGANVMKGYWEAPERTAERLKPGELPGEMFLYTGDLFRMDREGYLYFVGRRDDIIKSRGEKVSPKEVENVLFAHPGISEAAIVGDPDSVLGQSIRAIVTLMPGQELTEKEVLSYCRKHLEDFMVPQKVEFRDELPKSPNGKVDKKQLALP from the coding sequence TTGTTACTGCAATCATTTCTGGAACAGAGCACCCATCACCATCCGGATAAAATCGCGCTGATCGTCAATCAGTCGCGGTACACCTACCAGGAACTGGAAACGCAAAGCAACCGGCTGGCACACGCCCTGCTGGAGCGGGGACTGCAGCGCGGAGACCGGGTGGCGATTCACCTGGACAACTCCCTCGAAGCGGTTGTTGCGGTCTTTGCGACACTCAAAGCGGGTGGTGTGTTCGTGATGGTCAATCCTACTACGAAGATCGACAAGCTGACCTATGTGTTAAACAACTGTCGGGCCAGCACGCTGATCATCCCCGGGAAGAAACGTAACACCATTCTGGAACATTCCGATCTGCTGCCTCATCTGAAAACAGTCGTCACGGTGGGCCCGGCTCCCAAACTGCCGGAACAGACCGATCTGCAGATGCACCGCATTTCAGACTGGGAGCAGTTGCAGTCTGACTATGCAGAACAGATCACTCCGCCCTCCATTGAAACGATCAGCATCGACCTGGCCGCACTGGTTTATACCTCTGGTTCAACGGGGAATCCCAAAGGGGTTATGCTGACGCATTTAAATATGACGTCCGCCGCCCGTTCGATTACGACTTACCTGATGAATGTCCCCGAAGACATCATTCTCAACGTGTTGCCGCTCTCCTTCGACTACGGGCTCTACCAGTTGCTGATGGCGTTCCGGGTGGGCGCTACGCTGGTACTCGAAAAATCGTTTACCTATCCGCATGCGGTCCTGCAGAAAATCATTGATGAAAATGTGACCGGCTTTCCGCTGGTCCCGACCATGTCAGCGATCCTGCTGAAAATGGATCTCTCCAAATACGATTTTTCTCAACTGCGATACATCACCAATACAGGCGCGGCACTGCCGACGGAACACATTCTGACCTTCCGCAAACGACTGCCTCATCTGCAGATTTTCTCGATGTACGGCCTGACCGAATGCAAGCGGGTTTCCTACCTGCCCCTGGATCAGGTCGATACCCGCACCGGCTCGGTAGGGATCGCCATGCCGGATACGGAGGTCTTTATCGTCGACGATGAAGGCCATCGCCTGCCCCCCGAACATGTCGGGGAACTGGTGGTCCGTGGTGCGAATGTCATGAAAGGCTACTGGGAAGCACCGGAGCGAACGGCCGAACGGCTCAAGCCGGGAGAACTGCCAGGCGAGATGTTCCTGTATACCGGGGACCTGTTCCGCATGGACCGGGAAGGCTATCTGTACTTTGTCGGTCGGCGGGATGACATCATCAAAAGCCGCGGCGAAAAGGTCAGCCCGAAAGAAGTTGAAAACGTGCTGTTTGCCCATCCAGGCATTTCCGAAGCGGCCATCGTGGGAGATCCCGATTCGGTACTGGGACAGTCCATCCGGGCGATCGTCACCCTGATGCCCGGACAGGAACTGACGGAGAAAGAAGTCCTTTCCTACTGCCGCAAGCATCTGGAAGATTTCATGGTTCCCCAGAAGGTGGAGTTCCGTGATGAGCTGCCCAAATCGCCCAACGGCAAAGTCGATAAAAAACAACTCGCGCTGCCCTGA
- the nadE gene encoding NAD(+) synthase: protein MSTITSRTFSPELLNLDCAAETDRIVSWMRESVRKDMRKKGAVLGLSGGIDSSVVTALCVRAFGADRVLGIMMPEHDTKDESLTYGQLLADHFHVEAIVENISPMLQGAGCYERRDAAIKQVIPEYEPHWKSKIVLPNLLQEGGYRVFSVVVQTPEGELIKKRLPLSAYQTIVAATNFKQRCRKMMEYYHADRLNYAVPGTPNRLEYDQGFFVKNGDGAADLKPIAHLYKTQVYQLASYLDVPELIQMRPPTTDTYSLEQSQEEFFFAVSYDKLDCCLYGLNHGFSATEVADGIGLPAEQVELVYSDIESKRKAGRYLHMPPQLVEHVSG, encoded by the coding sequence ATGTCGACGATTACCTCCCGTACTTTCAGTCCGGAATTACTGAATCTGGATTGTGCTGCAGAAACCGACCGCATCGTCAGCTGGATGCGGGAATCCGTTCGCAAAGACATGCGCAAAAAAGGGGCCGTCCTGGGTCTCTCCGGAGGAATCGACAGCAGTGTGGTGACCGCACTCTGCGTCCGGGCCTTCGGTGCGGATCGGGTCCTGGGCATCATGATGCCAGAACATGACACGAAAGATGAAAGCCTGACCTACGGCCAGTTGCTCGCGGATCATTTCCATGTGGAAGCCATCGTGGAAAATATTTCGCCCATGCTGCAGGGCGCCGGCTGCTACGAACGCCGCGATGCCGCCATCAAACAGGTCATCCCGGAATACGAACCGCACTGGAAATCCAAAATTGTGCTGCCCAACCTGCTTCAGGAAGGGGGCTATCGTGTGTTTTCGGTCGTCGTGCAGACACCGGAAGGCGAACTGATCAAAAAGCGCCTGCCGTTATCTGCCTACCAGACCATCGTCGCAGCCACCAACTTCAAGCAGCGCTGCCGCAAAATGATGGAGTACTACCATGCGGATCGGCTGAATTACGCCGTACCCGGGACTCCAAACCGGCTCGAATACGACCAGGGCTTCTTCGTCAAAAACGGCGATGGGGCTGCCGACCTCAAACCGATCGCGCACCTTTACAAGACTCAGGTCTATCAACTGGCATCCTACCTGGATGTACCGGAATTGATTCAGATGCGTCCCCCCACCACCGACACCTACTCCCTGGAGCAGTCACAGGAAGAATTCTTCTTCGCGGTCTCCTATGACAAACTGGACTGCTGCCTGTATGGCCTGAACCATGGTTTTTCTGCAACGGAAGTGGCAGACGGTATCGGCCTGCCTGCAGAACAGGTGGAACTGGTCTACAGCGATATCGAATCGAAACGCAAAGCAGGCCGCTATCTGCACATGCCTCCGCAACTGGTGGAACATGTCTCCGGCTGA
- a CDS encoding polysaccharide deacetylase family protein: MSKKELLARALDWTGMNLLARNTPVWNGLIVLNYHRIGDWQNSLFDHDLWSASAEDFEKQLRFLTLNFDLIRIHELEHVLKQPRGRYVLITFDDGYRDNYEWAFPLLRAYNSPATFFLTTGFLDDRKMAWWDEISWMVRSASKGTLKAEPWFDLELSLEPEQASQTIKSLLQIYKSLPGEQTADFMNALAEVTGTGRCPAEIADQVWMDWEMVREMSEAGMDLGGHTVNHPVLANHPEETQQHEVSHCKHRIETEINRSISAFSYPVGAQHSFNQLTRECLEQAGYRWGFSYYGGYTSLGSHDPWDLPRIAIESENPAALFRSSVSFPQVFSQKKVYTNTPSPSTPTSE; the protein is encoded by the coding sequence ATGAGTAAAAAAGAACTGCTGGCCAGAGCACTCGACTGGACGGGCATGAATCTGCTTGCGCGGAATACCCCTGTCTGGAATGGCCTGATTGTTCTGAATTACCATCGGATCGGAGACTGGCAGAATTCACTGTTCGATCATGATCTGTGGAGTGCTTCGGCAGAAGACTTTGAGAAGCAGCTGCGTTTTCTCACCTTGAATTTCGATCTGATCCGGATCCATGAGCTGGAACATGTTCTGAAACAACCCCGGGGTCGTTATGTACTGATCACGTTCGATGACGGATATCGCGACAATTACGAATGGGCCTTTCCCCTGCTCCGCGCATATAATTCGCCAGCCACCTTTTTCCTGACCACCGGATTTCTGGATGACCGGAAAATGGCGTGGTGGGACGAAATATCCTGGATGGTCCGCAGCGCTTCCAAGGGCACCCTGAAAGCGGAGCCCTGGTTCGACCTTGAACTTTCCCTGGAACCGGAACAGGCAAGTCAGACGATTAAATCCCTGTTACAGATTTACAAGAGCCTGCCCGGAGAACAGACAGCAGACTTCATGAATGCGCTGGCTGAGGTGACTGGCACTGGTCGTTGCCCTGCTGAAATTGCGGATCAGGTCTGGATGGACTGGGAGATGGTCCGCGAGATGAGCGAAGCCGGCATGGATCTGGGAGGCCATACTGTGAACCACCCTGTGCTCGCGAATCATCCTGAAGAAACCCAGCAGCATGAAGTCTCGCATTGCAAACACCGGATCGAAACCGAAATTAATCGATCGATTTCAGCCTTCAGTTATCCGGTGGGTGCCCAACATTCTTTTAACCAGCTGACCCGCGAGTGCCTGGAACAGGCTGGCTACCGCTGGGGATTCAGTTATTATGGCGGCTACACATCGCTGGGCTCTCACGATCCCTGGGACCTGCCCCGCATCGCCATCGAATCTGAAAACCCGGCTGCACTGTTCCGCTCTTCCGTCTCTTTCCCACAGGTCTTCAGCCAGAAAAAAGTGTACACAAACACCCCGTCCCCATCGACTCCCACCTCGGAATAA
- the rpsD gene encoding 30S ribosomal protein S4, with translation MGRYTGPKGRVNRRLGALVFEDAGATRALDQRNMPPGMSQRRRKASNYGLALIEKQKIKFYYGLRERQLRRYFDKAKRTKGNTGEALLILCERRLDNVVCRAGFAMTRPQARQGIVHSHFQLNGQTVNKPSIWVKPGDVITVRNRPNLKKLYGELIESGRPGCAWLTTDKKELSATVVTAPAFEDVSLPVDVGQVVALISR, from the coding sequence ATGGGTCGTTACACAGGACCAAAAGGACGGGTTAACCGCCGTTTAGGAGCTTTGGTTTTCGAAGACGCAGGTGCAACACGCGCCCTGGACCAGCGGAACATGCCGCCCGGAATGTCACAGCGTCGTCGCAAGGCCTCAAACTACGGTCTCGCATTAATCGAAAAGCAGAAAATTAAATTCTATTACGGTCTGCGTGAACGTCAGCTGCGTCGTTACTTCGACAAAGCCAAACGCACCAAAGGTAACACCGGGGAAGCACTGCTGATCCTCTGCGAACGTCGACTCGACAATGTTGTCTGCCGGGCTGGCTTTGCCATGACCCGTCCCCAGGCACGCCAGGGTATCGTGCACTCGCACTTCCAGCTGAACGGTCAAACGGTCAACAAGCCTTCCATCTGGGTCAAACCCGGAGACGTCATCACTGTCCGTAACCGACCCAACCTCAAGAAACTCTACGGCGAACTGATCGAATCAGGTCGCCCCGGATGTGCCTGGTTGACCACGGATAAAAAAGAGCTGTCAGCGACTGTTGTCACCGCTCCCGCATTCGAAGATGTCAGCCTGCCGGTTGACGTCGGTCAGGTTGTGGCGTTGATCTCTCGCTAA
- a CDS encoding adenylate kinase family protein has product MATERRKTVLLFGAPGVGKGTQGRILGQIPGFFHMSSGDVFRSIDIESPEGQEIYKYSSRGELVPDELSIRIWKQGLDARATLSMYKPRKDILILDGIPRNIEQARILEQHIDVLKVLHLTCSDEEEMIHRIRHRAIRENRADDANESVIRRRFEIYREESSQVLSCYPEEIIAHIDAMGSPAGVLLSCLQQLVPVQDAHFRGA; this is encoded by the coding sequence ATGGCGACGGAACGTCGAAAAACCGTCCTGCTGTTTGGTGCTCCTGGAGTTGGTAAAGGAACTCAGGGAAGAATCCTTGGTCAGATCCCGGGTTTTTTCCACATGTCCAGTGGTGACGTCTTTCGTTCAATCGACATTGAATCTCCTGAAGGCCAGGAAATCTATAAATACAGTTCACGCGGCGAACTGGTGCCTGACGAACTGAGTATCCGCATCTGGAAACAGGGCCTCGATGCCCGGGCCACGCTGTCCATGTACAAGCCCCGCAAGGATATCCTGATCCTGGACGGGATCCCCCGCAACATCGAACAGGCCCGGATTCTGGAACAGCACATCGACGTGCTCAAAGTTCTGCACCTGACCTGTAGCGACGAAGAGGAAATGATTCACCGCATCAGGCACCGTGCCATCCGCGAGAACCGGGCCGACGATGCCAACGAAAGTGTCATCCGACGCCGGTTTGAAATTTACCGCGAGGAATCGTCACAGGTCCTCAGTTGTTATCCTGAAGAGATAATCGCACACATCGACGCCATGGGTTCTCCCGCCGGTGTGCTGCTCTCGTGTCTCCAACAACTGGTGCCCGTGCAGGATGCCCACTTCCGGGGTGCATAG
- a CDS encoding sulfatase family protein: MAGLNWGFSLLRTELSTTSRSLLLCLVAFLTLLPATAQARPARQHPNFVIIFTDDQGYQDVGVFGSPNIKTPNLDQMAKEGVRFTDFYAAQAVCSASRVALLTGCYSNRVGIRGALGPNSKIGINSDETTIAEVVKPQGYATAIYGKWHLGDNPKFLPTRHGFDEYFGLPYSNDMWPFHPTAGKRFPDLPLIENETVINPKVTGKEQAQLTTWYTEHAVSFINKNHDRPFFLYVPQSMPHVPLYVSDKFKGKSEQGLYGDVIMEIDWSVGQIRQALKENGIEENTLVIFTSDNGPWLSYGDHAGSALPLREGKGTAWDGGQREPCIMAWPGQIPAGSVCHQMAMTIDILPTIAYLSGGKVPSDRIIDGKNIWPLMSGEKGAKSPHDVLYFYWGDHLNAVRSGKWKLHFPHPYRSLKGKPGSGGKPGPYIQKKTGLALYNLEDDVSESKNVAAEHPEVVKRLTALGEQAREDLGDSGTKRKGKNNRQPGRVD; encoded by the coding sequence ATGGCCGGTTTGAATTGGGGATTTTCTTTACTGCGAACTGAACTCTCAACCACCAGCCGGAGCCTGTTGCTCTGCCTGGTCGCCTTTCTGACACTGCTGCCAGCGACCGCACAGGCTCGCCCTGCCCGCCAGCATCCGAACTTCGTGATCATCTTTACCGACGACCAGGGCTACCAGGATGTCGGCGTCTTTGGCTCCCCCAACATCAAAACTCCCAACCTCGATCAGATGGCGAAAGAGGGAGTCCGCTTCACCGACTTCTACGCCGCCCAGGCCGTCTGCTCCGCCTCGCGCGTCGCGCTGCTCACCGGCTGCTATTCCAACCGGGTCGGCATTCGGGGCGCACTGGGTCCTAATTCCAAAATCGGTATCAACTCCGATGAAACCACCATCGCGGAAGTCGTCAAGCCACAGGGCTACGCCACTGCGATCTACGGGAAATGGCACCTGGGCGACAATCCCAAATTCCTGCCCACCCGACACGGCTTCGACGAATATTTCGGGCTCCCCTACTCCAACGACATGTGGCCCTTCCATCCAACAGCCGGCAAACGCTTCCCCGATCTGCCCCTGATCGAAAACGAAACCGTCATCAATCCCAAAGTAACCGGTAAAGAACAGGCACAGCTCACCACCTGGTACACCGAACACGCCGTCTCCTTCATCAATAAAAATCATGACCGGCCGTTCTTCCTGTATGTCCCGCAGTCCATGCCTCACGTCCCCCTGTATGTCAGCGATAAGTTCAAAGGCAAATCGGAACAGGGCCTGTATGGAGATGTGATCATGGAGATCGACTGGTCCGTCGGTCAGATCCGTCAGGCACTCAAGGAAAACGGCATCGAAGAAAACACCCTGGTGATCTTTACCTCCGATAACGGCCCCTGGCTCTCCTACGGAGACCATGCCGGCTCCGCCCTCCCCCTGCGGGAAGGCAAGGGAACCGCCTGGGATGGCGGACAGCGCGAACCCTGTATCATGGCCTGGCCCGGGCAGATTCCCGCCGGCAGCGTCTGTCACCAGATGGCCATGACGATCGACATCCTCCCCACCATCGCCTACCTCTCCGGCGGTAAAGTACCCTCCGACCGCATCATTGACGGCAAAAACATCTGGCCGCTGATGAGCGGCGAAAAGGGAGCGAAATCCCCGCACGACGTACTGTACTTCTACTGGGGCGATCACCTGAATGCGGTCCGCAGTGGCAAATGGAAACTGCACTTCCCGCATCCCTACCGCAGCCTGAAAGGCAAACCCGGCTCCGGCGGCAAGCCCGGCCCTTACATTCAGAAGAAAACCGGCCTGGCCCTCTATAACCTGGAAGACGACGTCAGCGAAAGCAAAAACGTCGCCGCTGAGCATCCCGAAGTCGTCAAACGCCTGACCGCCCTGGGAGAACAGGCCCGCGAAGACCTCGGCGATTCCGGCACGAAACGCAAAGGCAAGAATAACCGCCAGCCCGGTCGGGTTGATTGA
- a CDS encoding SDR family oxidoreductase, with translation MGYEIKGQVGLVTGANRGIGKAILEGLLQAGAAKVYAAVRDPSSVSGLIGEYGDKVVPLEFDLTKPELIENAAKTASDVSLLVNNAGVLKTASALSENALESLDFEMQANVYGLIRVAQAFAPVLKANGGGALVQLNSVASLKTFPDFTTYCASKAAAYAVTQALKDQLKEQGTQVVSVHPGPIATDMGHDAGFDEIAEPPELVADGIVSALQSGEFHVFPDSLAKEMGSAYQSFAKNVIEPAMTEA, from the coding sequence ATGGGCTATGAGATCAAGGGTCAGGTGGGACTGGTCACCGGTGCGAATCGGGGGATCGGCAAAGCGATTCTGGAAGGCCTGCTGCAAGCGGGCGCTGCGAAGGTTTATGCCGCCGTTCGCGATCCGTCTTCCGTTTCCGGACTGATCGGCGAATATGGGGACAAAGTGGTGCCGCTGGAGTTTGACCTGACGAAACCGGAGTTGATTGAAAATGCGGCCAAAACAGCCAGCGATGTTTCATTGCTGGTGAATAACGCGGGTGTGTTGAAAACAGCTTCGGCCCTGTCTGAAAATGCCCTGGAATCGCTGGACTTCGAAATGCAGGCGAATGTTTACGGACTGATCCGTGTCGCGCAGGCATTCGCCCCGGTGCTCAAGGCCAACGGCGGCGGGGCACTGGTGCAGCTGAATTCCGTAGCGTCACTGAAAACGTTTCCCGATTTCACGACTTACTGTGCTTCCAAGGCAGCTGCCTATGCGGTGACACAGGCTTTGAAAGATCAGCTCAAGGAACAGGGAACCCAGGTAGTCAGCGTGCATCCGGGGCCGATCGCCACGGATATGGGACACGATGCCGGTTTTGATGAAATCGCTGAGCCTCCGGAACTGGTTGCGGATGGAATTGTGTCTGCGTTACAGTCGGGTGAATTCCATGTCTTCCCCGATTCGCTGGCGAAAGAGATGGGATCTGCTTACCAGAGCTTCGCGAAAAATGTGATTGAACCAGCGATGACGGAAGCTTGA
- a CDS encoding DUF1559 domain-containing protein — MLGMALATYSDISNQHLPMGGNTDQLNQPLHGWMTSLLPYINESAMAREIDDSRAWNAPENKKVFSIVIPLFLNSHFPEGPKQNAAGYGLSHFSANSQLFPVDQSISTETIQSADGLSNTIMAGEISSSFPAWGSATNVRDPAKGLNGCPDCFGSPDRKGAFLLFADGHVRFIDQNIDPQVLKALSTPAGGEPIP; from the coding sequence ATGCTTGGCATGGCGCTCGCAACATACAGCGACATTTCCAATCAGCATTTACCGATGGGAGGGAATACGGACCAACTGAATCAACCCCTGCATGGCTGGATGACCAGCCTGCTGCCATATATAAACGAATCCGCCATGGCGCGGGAAATTGATGATTCCCGTGCCTGGAACGCACCGGAAAACAAAAAAGTCTTTTCAATCGTGATTCCGCTGTTTCTGAACTCTCATTTTCCGGAAGGACCGAAACAGAATGCAGCAGGATATGGATTGTCTCATTTCAGCGCCAACTCGCAGCTGTTTCCTGTCGACCAAAGTATCAGCACCGAAACCATCCAGTCTGCAGATGGCCTGTCCAACACGATTATGGCTGGCGAAATCAGTTCCAGTTTTCCTGCCTGGGGTTCAGCCACAAATGTTCGGGATCCCGCCAAAGGATTAAATGGCTGCCCCGATTGTTTTGGCAGTCCAGACAGAAAAGGCGCTTTTCTGCTGTTTGCAGATGGGCACGTCCGTTTCATCGATCAGAATATCGATCCCCAGGTTCTCAAGGCTCTCAGCACACCTGCCGGTGGTGAACCGATCCCCTAA